One Coffea arabica cultivar ET-39 chromosome 5c, Coffea Arabica ET-39 HiFi, whole genome shotgun sequence DNA window includes the following coding sequences:
- the LOC140007413 gene encoding loganic acid O-methyltransferase-like has protein sequence MAQEALDSSTYPMVGGDGPHSYARNSNYQKESLDSAKQMMNELIDQHLDPGNHLYSFNPGNNSFRVADFGCSVGPNTFRAVHNIIEAVENKYKSLPVETEMPEFHVFFNDHVNNDFNTLFRNLPATGRYFAAGVPGSFYGRLLPSSTLHFAHCSTALHWLSKIPVDVMDKNSPAWNKGRICYSGAAKEVKDAYSTQFGKDVDSFLRARAQELVPGGLMMLVADGLPDDVHMCESSIGENLNVLGSCFLDLAKMGMIAQEMVDSFNLPFYYPSPSELKTLIEVNGLFEVKKIEKLDSSSAKKGVQLDVDVCILHMRAVLGELVKKHFGEGVIDILFERHREKYIGNPVLSDERYIKDASYVVFLKQKIKVTS, from the exons ATGGCTCAAGAGGCATTAGACAGCTCCACATACCCCATGGTTGGTGGTGACGGTCCACATAGCTACGCTAGAAATTCCAATTACCAG AAAGAATCACTGGATTCAGCTAAGCAAATGATGAATGAACTGATTGATCAACATCTTGATCCTGGAAACCATCTGTACTCTTTTAATCCTGGCAATAATTCATTTCGAGTTGCAGATTTTGGGTGTTCTGTTGGTCCTAACACGTTCCGTGCAGTGCATAACATCATTGAAGCTGTTGAAAACAAATACAAATCCCTTCCGGTGGAAACAGAGATGCCAGAATTCCATGTCTTCTTCAACGACCATGTCAATAATGATTTCAATACTCTATTCAGAAATCTTCCTGCTACAGGGCGGTACTTTGCAGCTGGAGTTCCGGGTTCTTTTTATGGGCGCCTACTTCCTAGTTCTACACTACACTTTGCACATTGCTCCACCGCGCTTCACTGGCTCTCCAAGATCCCAGTAGATGTGATGGATAAAAACTCCCCTGCTTGGAACAAGGGCAGAATTTGTTATAGTGGAGCTGCTAAAGAAGTTAAAGATGCATATTCAACTCAGTTTGGAAAAGACGTTGATTCTTTCCTGAGAGCCAGAGCACAAGAGCTTGTTCCAGGAGGATTGATGATGCTTGTAGCAGATGGACTCCCTGATGATGTCCACATGTGTGAGTCCAGTATAGGCGAAAATCTTAACGTTCTGGGATCCTGTTTCCTGGACCTGGCCAAAATG GGAATGATTGCTCAAGAAATGGTGGATTCGTTTAACTTGCCTTTTTATTATCCATCGCCATCTGAGCTGAAAACACTGATTGAGGTGAACGGATTGTTTGAGGTTAAGAAAATAGAGAAGCTAGATTCTTCAAGCGCCAAAAAAGGGGTACAGCTTGACGTTGATGTCTGTATCCTTCACATGAGAGCTGTCCTTGGGGAACTCGTCAAGAAACATTTTGGTGAAGGAGTAATTGATATCTTGTTCGAACGTCATAGAGAAAAATACATCGGGAATCCTGTCCTATCTGATGAGAGGTACATTAAAGACGCAAGCTACGTTGTCTTTCTCAAGCAGAAAATAAAAGTTACTTCCTAA